A single Populus nigra chromosome 13, ddPopNigr1.1, whole genome shotgun sequence DNA region contains:
- the LOC133671207 gene encoding RING-H2 finger protein ATL54-like, with amino-acid sequence MGPQYRKLLFDSYDDCKQFCETADDSGECTNKCFDAYDTYQKIGECLGSCKGTTMDDCDYCFDCLDASTCSQHHKLGKIALAMIVLSAIALVLACCVIYVKFIRKRRRRSSSQQEDDEEEQRIETRDQLVDQDQGPVVDHPIWYIRTVGLQPSVISSITVCKYKSGDGLVEGTECSVCLNEFQDDETLRLLPKCSHAFHIPCIDTWLRSHTNCPLCRAPIVTNTDEATSSQANLGNTSSGEETQIEVLEDDQESDRETEGRDDELRIVTEEESRFQNENLNGEEDGIQQLRRSVSLDSLSAFKIIQALANVLPVVESDRNSGAGRAGIGNESTREIVQNRGVGNQNLMKSMATSSFGRSFRIGPSSLKRSLSCSGKFFLSRACRNRNSGLPS; translated from the coding sequence ATGGGTCCGCAGTACAGAAAGTTGTTGTTCGATTCTTATGATGATTGTAAACAGTTCTGTGAGACAGCAGATGATTCGGGCGAATGCACTAATAAGTGCTTCGATGCCTACGACACTTATCAGAAAATTGGAGAATGTTTAGGATCCTGTAAGGGAACAACTATGGATGATTGTGACTATTGCTTTGATTGCTTGGATGCATCCACCTGCTCACAACACCACAAGCTTGGCAAGATTGCGTTAGCAATGATTGTGCTATCGGCTATAGCTCTTGTCCTAGCTTGTTGTGTTATCTATGTTAAGTTcattagaaaaagaagaaggagatcATCTTCACagcaagaagatgatgaagaagaacaaAGGATTGAGACCCGTGATCAGCTTGTGGATCAAGATCAAGGTCCTGTAGTTGACCATCCGATATGGTACATCAGGACAGTAGGGTTACAACCATCTGTTATTAGTTCTATCACAGTTTGCAAGTATAAAAGTGGTGATGGTCTTGTTGAAGGAACTGAATGTTCTGTTTGCTTGAATGAGTTTCAAGATGATGAGACTCTTAGGTTGTTGCCGAAGTGCAGCCATGCTTTTCATATCCCATGTATTGATACCTGGCTTAGATCGCATACTAATTGCCCTTTGTGTCGTGCTCCTATAGTCACCAATACAGATGAAGCAACATCATCACAGGCTAATCTTGGTAATACAAGTAGTGGAGAAGAAACCCAGATTGAAGTTTTGGAAGATGATCAAGAATCCGATAGAGAAACGGAAGGTAGAGATGATGAACTAAGGATTGTAACAGAGGAGGAAAGTCGATTCCAGAATGAGAATTTGAATGGAGAGGAGGATGGGATACAGCAACTGCGAAGATCGGTTTCTTTAGACTCTCTATCAGCTTTCAAGATAATTCAGGCTCTCGCTAATGTTCTTCCAGTAGTGGAATCTGATAGGAATTCAGGTGCCGGGAGGGCAGGAATAGGAAATGAATCCACTAGGGAAATTGTTCAAAACAGAGGTGTTGGAAATCAAAACTTGATGAAATCCATGGCTACTTCTTCTTTTGGGAGATCTTTCCGGATAGGGCCAAGTTCATTGAAGAGGTCACTTTCTTGTAGTGGGAAATTTTTCTTGTCAAGGGCTTGCCGGAACCGAAACTCAGGCCTG